Proteins co-encoded in one Novosphingobium sp. PP1Y genomic window:
- a CDS encoding MbcA/ParS/Xre antitoxin family protein: MLALQPVDTVPHAFRPDPVTQEEAAAMFRAVLNLFGKWEVTDEQAATLLDMPVRSYRRWKAEGAGRVSRDGAARLSNLMGIHKALRIIFSEAQRGYAWIKAGNAAFAGASALDVMLGGELTDIMRVRRYLDAERGAW, translated from the coding sequence ATGTTGGCACTGCAACCCGTTGATACCGTCCCCCATGCCTTCCGGCCCGATCCTGTAACCCAAGAGGAAGCAGCGGCGATGTTCCGCGCCGTGCTGAACCTGTTTGGGAAATGGGAAGTAACGGACGAACAGGCAGCGACTTTGCTCGACATGCCGGTTCGCTCCTACCGGCGGTGGAAGGCTGAGGGTGCGGGCCGTGTCTCGCGCGATGGTGCGGCGCGGCTCTCCAACCTGATGGGTATCCACAAGGCGCTGAGGATCATCTTTTCCGAAGCCCAACGTGGCTACGCCTGGATCAAGGCAGGTAACGCCGCCTTTGCCGGAGCGAGTGCACTCGACGTCATGCTTGGCGGCGAGCTGACCGATATCATGCGGGTGCGTCGCTATCTTGATGCCGAACGTGGTGCCTGGTGA
- a CDS encoding RES family NAD+ phosphorylase, producing MIDPKAIPVAQVVWKGAVRIIRSAFPPIDLFEDIADPADWPLLIYAEQKTNPRIMATIGNLDLVPADRRVGGSGASYLMAPFTHVSTDRPSRFTDGTYGVLYAGDAFETALFETIHHHARFMARTVEAPGWTSQFREIILSVSADLHDLRSLAAGDPALDPDNYAASQALAVELKGGGAEGLVYPSIRHPGGECVGLFYPDCASDPTQGRHLDYHWDGMGVDLVRDAGTGAVFRVVLSER from the coding sequence GTGATTGATCCCAAGGCAATTCCGGTCGCCCAGGTCGTGTGGAAAGGTGCTGTGCGGATTATCCGCAGTGCCTTTCCACCTATCGACCTGTTCGAAGATATCGCAGACCCCGCAGATTGGCCGCTGCTGATCTATGCCGAGCAAAAGACCAATCCCCGCATCATGGCGACGATCGGCAATCTCGATCTTGTACCTGCTGACCGCCGGGTAGGGGGCAGCGGCGCATCCTATCTGATGGCCCCGTTCACGCATGTCAGCACCGACCGACCAAGTCGCTTCACCGATGGGACCTACGGCGTCCTATACGCGGGGGATGCATTCGAAACTGCGCTGTTCGAGACAATCCATCACCATGCCCGCTTCATGGCTCGCACTGTAGAAGCGCCAGGCTGGACATCACAGTTCCGTGAGATCATCCTTTCGGTAAGCGCTGATCTTCACGATCTCAGGAGCCTTGCCGCAGGCGATCCCGCGCTAGATCCCGACAACTATGCTGCATCGCAAGCCCTCGCTGTTGAACTCAAAGGGGGCGGGGCCGAAGGTCTTGTCTATCCGAGCATCCGGCATCCGGGTGGTGAATGTGTCGGCTTGTTCTACCCGGATTGTGCATCCGACCCCACTCAGGGACGTCACCTCGACTATCACTGGGACGGAATGGGTGTCGATCTGGTTCGAGACGCTGGTACAGGGGCGGTGTTTCGGGTGGTGCTGTCTGAGCGATAG
- a CDS encoding NAD(P)/FAD-dependent oxidoreductase has translation MAEAFDFIAIGSGTAAQVAVHRMADAGKRCAVIDYRPYGGTCALRGCDPKKMMVSGEEALAAFRRMNGKGIRGSASINWGGLQAFKRSFTDPVPGKQEARYDRKGIATFHGAARFTGPDRLAVEDQELQFSHALIATGAIPRPLGITGEQLLTHSDAFLNLDTLPERIVFVGGGYIAAEFAHLAARAGSKVTIVQRGRVLKAFDPDIVDWLMPSFGQLGIEIVDAEVTGLRAAGETLEVEAGNRVIETDLAVHAAGRGPALGKLDLEAGNVASDDERLLLTAQLRSQSNGKVFAAGDAAAKGPPLTPVSSHDAKVVVENILDNGDRTPNYDGVPSALFTEPPAARVGMLESEAREAGLEFNVNAGSHPEWFSARRLNAQIYGHKLLIQVGTGRILGAHLVGPDADELINVFGLAIRHGLTADDIKSTMFAYPTAASDAGYMVG, from the coding sequence ATGGCTGAAGCGTTCGATTTTATCGCGATCGGATCGGGAACGGCAGCTCAGGTCGCTGTCCATCGTATGGCCGATGCAGGCAAACGCTGTGCAGTGATCGATTACCGCCCCTACGGCGGGACCTGCGCGCTGCGCGGCTGTGACCCCAAGAAAATGATGGTGAGCGGCGAGGAAGCGCTCGCGGCGTTTCGCCGGATGAACGGAAAAGGCATTCGAGGGTCGGCTTCGATCAACTGGGGTGGGCTTCAGGCCTTCAAGCGCAGCTTCACCGACCCGGTGCCCGGAAAGCAGGAAGCGCGTTATGATCGCAAAGGTATTGCGACCTTCCACGGCGCAGCACGGTTTACCGGCCCTGATCGGCTCGCGGTCGAGGATCAGGAACTGCAGTTCAGCCACGCCCTGATCGCAACTGGAGCGATCCCCCGCCCGCTGGGAATTACAGGTGAACAATTGCTCACCCACAGCGATGCTTTTCTCAACCTCGACACACTTCCTGAGCGCATCGTATTCGTAGGCGGCGGATATATCGCTGCGGAATTCGCGCATCTGGCCGCACGCGCAGGCTCAAAGGTCACGATCGTTCAGCGCGGGCGCGTCCTCAAAGCTTTTGATCCCGACATCGTCGATTGGCTGATGCCAAGTTTCGGACAACTCGGGATCGAGATCGTTGACGCTGAGGTCACTGGCCTGAGAGCCGCGGGCGAGACCCTGGAGGTCGAAGCCGGCAATCGGGTAATCGAGACGGATTTGGCTGTGCATGCCGCGGGTAGAGGTCCGGCACTCGGCAAGCTCGATCTGGAAGCGGGAAATGTGGCGAGCGACGATGAACGCTTGCTTCTCACTGCGCAGCTACGCAGCCAGAGCAACGGTAAGGTGTTCGCCGCTGGCGACGCGGCGGCGAAGGGACCGCCTTTGACGCCGGTATCCAGCCACGATGCGAAAGTCGTGGTGGAGAACATCCTCGATAACGGCGATCGGACGCCGAACTACGACGGAGTGCCCAGTGCCCTGTTCACCGAGCCGCCGGCAGCCAGGGTCGGCATGTTGGAAAGCGAAGCGCGCGAAGCCGGCCTGGAGTTCAACGTCAACGCCGGATCCCACCCCGAATGGTTTTCGGCGCGACGCCTGAACGCACAGATTTATGGGCACAAACTTCTAATCCAGGTTGGGACGGGACGCATACTCGGCGCCCACCTTGTCGGTCCCGATGCAGACGAACTGATCAACGTCTTTGGTCTTGCCATCCGGCATGGCCTCACTGCAGACGACATCAAGTCAACGATGTTTGCCTATCCGACGGCAGCGTCCGATGCGGGATATATGGTGGGATAG
- a CDS encoding GDCCVxC domain-containing (seleno)protein, producing the protein MADPILISRLRCPECGHEKDEEMPTNACMFFYNCSGCGVRLKPVHGDCCVFCSYGTVPCPPIQEGDCCDG; encoded by the coding sequence ATGGCTGATCCGATCCTAATCTCCCGCCTGCGTTGTCCCGAATGTGGGCACGAGAAGGACGAGGAGATGCCGACGAACGCCTGCATGTTCTTCTACAACTGTTCGGGTTGCGGCGTGCGCCTCAAGCCGGTGCATGGCGATTGCTGCGTATTCTGCTCCTATGGCACGGTTCCCTGTCCACCGATCCAGGAAGGCGATTGCTGCGATGGCTGA
- a CDS encoding mercuric transporter MerT family protein, whose translation MRSPGTWWNGLATGGGIAAAFGAAACCALPLALASAGVGSAWLGSIAPIVGPYRTPLLVLASVLLFAAAIRLLWQFRQARACPTDAACGSSTYRALTAAGIVIGVVLLVGAFLYG comes from the coding sequence ATGCGCAGCCCTGGCACATGGTGGAACGGTTTGGCGACGGGTGGCGGCATCGCTGCGGCTTTTGGGGCAGCTGCCTGCTGTGCTCTTCCTCTCGCTCTCGCCTCGGCCGGAGTGGGTTCGGCCTGGCTGGGCAGCATCGCCCCGATCGTCGGCCCTTATCGCACGCCCCTGCTTGTTCTGGCTTCGGTTCTGCTGTTCGCCGCGGCCATACGTCTCCTCTGGCAATTCCGGCAAGCGCGAGCTTGCCCGACCGATGCGGCATGCGGTTCGTCGACCTATCGGGCTCTTACCGCCGCCGGCATTGTCATTGGTGTCGTTCTTTTGGTCGGAGCATTCCTCTATGGCTGA
- a CDS encoding helix-turn-helix domain-containing protein, whose protein sequence is MQIGEVSRRSGCNIETIRYYERIGVIEPPPRKGSYRDYGPSDLERLRFVQRARELGFSLQEVQALLDLAPQPDENCNQVQAIAAQHLSNVRAKLVDLRKMESALATLVSRCDSSPDGCCPVVESLAGAI, encoded by the coding sequence GTGCAGATTGGCGAAGTCTCGCGGCGAAGTGGATGCAACATAGAGACGATCCGCTACTACGAACGGATCGGAGTCATCGAACCACCGCCACGAAAGGGTTCGTATCGCGACTACGGCCCCTCTGACCTCGAGCGCCTTCGCTTTGTCCAGCGTGCCCGCGAACTCGGCTTTTCGCTGCAAGAGGTTCAGGCCCTGCTCGACCTCGCCCCACAGCCTGACGAGAATTGCAACCAAGTACAGGCTATCGCGGCGCAGCACCTGTCGAATGTCCGTGCCAAGCTGGTTGACCTTCGGAAAATGGAATCAGCCCTGGCAACCCTCGTATCGCGGTGCGACAGCAGTCCAGATGGTTGCTGTCCTGTGGTTGAAAGCCTGGCGGGAGCGATTTGA
- the arsH gene encoding arsenical resistance protein ArsH: MSRVRLLPDPDSFPALDPAFVHARPAEGLGADPSPPRILLLYGSLRERSYSRLAVEEAARLLQLFGAETRIFDPSDLPLPDQVGGDDHPAVHELREHAFWSEGMVWCSPERHGQITGIMKTQIDHLPLSIGGMRPTQGRTLAVMQVSAGSQSFNTVNMLRLLGRWMRMFTIPNQSSVPKAYEEFDEAGRMKSSALYDRIVDVMEELVRFTVLLRPHAEQLVDRYSERKERNIPVPTPADAAGIIATGRPGARRE; this comes from the coding sequence TTGTCCCGCGTTCGTCTGTTGCCCGATCCCGACAGCTTCCCCGCGCTCGATCCGGCCTTCGTCCATGCCCGCCCTGCCGAGGGCCTTGGTGCCGACCCGTCACCGCCGCGTATCCTGTTGCTCTACGGCTCCCTGCGGGAGCGCTCGTATTCGCGCCTCGCGGTCGAGGAAGCCGCGCGACTGCTCCAGCTGTTCGGCGCTGAGACGCGCATCTTCGATCCCTCCGACCTTCCGCTGCCGGATCAGGTCGGCGGTGACGACCATCCTGCCGTTCACGAGCTGCGCGAGCACGCCTTCTGGTCCGAGGGCATGGTGTGGTGCAGCCCGGAGCGGCACGGCCAGATCACCGGCATCATGAAGACCCAGATTGATCACCTGCCGCTCAGCATCGGAGGCATGCGTCCCACGCAGGGGCGGACGCTGGCGGTCATGCAGGTGTCGGCGGGCTCACAGTCCTTCAACACCGTCAACATGTTGCGGCTGCTTGGCCGCTGGATGCGGATGTTCACCATCCCCAACCAATCCAGCGTGCCCAAGGCCTACGAGGAATTCGACGAGGCGGGGCGCATGAAATCTTCCGCGCTCTACGACCGCATTGTCGACGTCATGGAAGAACTCGTCCGCTTCACGGTGCTGCTGCGCCCGCATGCCGAACAGTTGGTCGACCGGTATTCGGAGCGCAAGGAACGGAATATTCCGGTCCCCACGCCTGCCGACGCAGCCGGTATTATCGCAACTGGGCGGCCGGGTGCGAGGCGAGAATGA
- a CDS encoding YnfA family protein, producing MKLFLVYPLAALFEIAGCFAFWAWWRLEKSPLWLLPGMVSLALFAWLLTLVPTDAAGRAFAAYGGVYVAASLLWLWIVEGTTPDRWDFVGGAVVLAGAAIILFGPRG from the coding sequence ATGAAGCTGTTCCTCGTCTATCCGCTCGCGGCGCTGTTCGAAATCGCCGGTTGCTTTGCATTCTGGGCATGGTGGCGGCTGGAAAAGAGCCCCTTGTGGTTGCTGCCCGGGATGGTGTCGCTGGCCCTGTTCGCCTGGCTGCTGACGCTCGTCCCAACCGACGCTGCCGGTCGCGCCTTCGCGGCCTATGGCGGGGTCTATGTTGCCGCATCGCTGCTGTGGTTGTGGATCGTCGAGGGCACCACGCCTGACCGCTGGGACTTCGTCGGCGGCGCGGTCGTGCTTGCCGGCGCTGCCATCATCCTGTTCGGCCCACGCGGCTGA